The genomic interval ACGGATTACATCCCATGCTGTTCCTAAGACCAATAATTCCGGGCACAACGACAGAAGAGCTAGAGGATATAATTAAGGAGGCAAAAAACCATGGAGCCGAAGGAGTCGTCATAGGAAGTCTAAGAGTAACCCCACTAATACTCACACGTCTTGAGAAATTCGGAGTAAACACGAGAGAAATAAAAGACAGAATAAGGGACAAGTCTCTTCAGCCTGGTAAGCAGGTTTCTGTTCCAATGAGAGAATACAAGGAACAGGCAATCCAAATCTCGAGACAGAATGGTCTCATACCGTTTTTGTCTGCCTGTTGTGCCAGCAACTATGTGGCTTACCTCTATAGTGGAGAGAGGGTACCCTGTCCAGGGCTCGACTACATCAAAGGAGACTTCTGTACGGTTTGTCCAGTGAATTGTCCCGCGTTGAAAACAGAGGTCGATGAAGGAGAGGTAAAAGAATATGTAGAGAAATTCCTTAACATGAAAAACCTAAAAATAGAGGTAGAAGACAAGTACATTTTTATTTATGGTGTGAAGGACAGGCTTAAGGATCATCAAAGATACTTGCTTGAAATAGGCTTCCGTAGAAGGGTCGTCTTTAGACGCTGACATAAACAGCATGAGCTTTTGGATTTTCCCATGGAAAGAAAGTTTTATTAGCGAGGTCTTTTCTGAATGCACTGAACAGGCTTGGCTCGGGTCAAAATCAGCGGAACATTGTTTGCTAAGAAAAGGATAGGTAGAAACGTATACAGGGCATACTTTGTAATCATTTCCGATGGACGAATGATACGCAACCTCGTTGACAAAAACTCGAGAGGAGACTACGGGGGAGACGGAGAAGTAGAATTTACAAGGACCCTAGTTATCCATGCAAAATACGGTCCAAGCGGGCTCGAAGGAGTAAAAACATTCGGCGGCTTATGGTACTCTATAGTTCTGGTACCCTCAGATACATACAGAGAGGTAAAACTTAACCTCCCACTGCGGGACGAGGAAATCTCGATAGAGATTAGGGGAAATTTTGACATCGAGAGGACAAGTGGATGTTCCTGGTACGATACCCTTTCCCTTATAAATTTGATAAAGCAACCAGGCATTACAAGTTCCAGTTCTGCCTAAATTATTCTCACCAGTTTTTCTACGACTTCAGAACCAGGCTTCGAGGCATTTGCAACAACCTTGTAGTTTACTTCGGGAACTACTTCAGAAATATGATATCTCTTTCCATCGAGAATAACCATGTGTCTAGTCGTCTTGTATGGATATAGAATGCCACTGCGGGCATGATCGATTACTTCTGCCTTTGTAGGTCTAATATTGTTTCTCCAAGACTCAACAACGATTGCATCTGAAAAGTAGTCAACCATAGCTACAGGAATGCTTTTAAAACCCATCATCTTCAGTGCCTCGAACCTATGGTGTCCATCAAGAATTACCATGCTTGCTTCATCAACCACAATTGGTTTTACAAGGACGCCCCTGGCTAAAATGTCACGTACCAGTTCATATGTATGCATCATATCAGTTTCTTCATGAGGTCTTATATCTCCAATATTAACAATAGCTATCCTTGTCACAAATTTATGCATATATGAACAAAACATTTCATAAATATAAATTTATCTTCTTTTTTGACTATTTTTGAACAGGTGTCAGAGCCTCAAAGTCTACTCGTGCCTCCAAGAGATCCAACGAAAGTGAAAGAACATTTCCAATAAGATATGTTATAAGGGTCAACTCTTTTCCTTGAGTAAAAAAGCTGGAATACAGCTTTCCCAGCTCCTTTTTGCTAACTTTATCTCCTCTCTGAAACGCATTTATCCCACAGGTCACAGCTTTCTTTATAATTTCAACTTGTTCTTCTGTGACTGTTTGACCTCTTTGAAGAATTCTTGCAAGGCTCACAAATACGTCGCCCAATCTCTCAAGAGTTTTGGCATAATTGAAATATGGAAGTAATAGTGGTCTCTGGGGTATTCCTACTTTTTCTGCATAGCTACTGCTTTTTAGTGATAATGCTACCTGCCTGCTTAGCAGGAAATAGAATTTGTCTAGTTCCTCATCTCTCTCAATGATGCTTTTCAAGTACTGCATGTGGCCTGTGCGTGCATATTCTTCTAGGTCTCTAAGATTATTCTTCAACAATAGCTCCATTCTGGATATAATCTTTTCAATGCTAATAGTGGAAGTGTCTGCAATCATTTGTAGCAAAAAGTAGTTTTCTTCTTCTTCAAATGCCTCTAGTCCAACTAGACGGAGTAAGCTTCTTCTAATATTTTCTTTTAGAAGTGTCTTGTTTGTCTTCTTAGGATAAGATATGCGAATGCTCGTGTATCCAGCTGAGTAATAGGAGATAATTATTCTTTCGGTCGATTTTTCCTCGCCTGGCTCAATTTCTACCTGTGCTTCTTGCTTTATTTCTTCTGCCTCACGGGGTTTCGGCCATATCTCTAAGTAGTCGTCTCTGTCTTCAATGTAAACATCTTGGCCCTCCTTTAAGTCATGTTTCTTCAGCCACTTTGATGGAAGCGTGACTGCTAGGCTTGCTTTTCCAAGTCTTATTAGTTTCCTTGCCAAAGGCATGTTTTAAATGTATATACACTTGGTATAAAATATTAACTGTCTATACAAAATGTTTTATTTTTAGATACTGTTTGACATTGTATGGGTATATACGTCGAGAAAATTAAAAACACAGAAATAGGACTGAGCTTCGATGATGTCTTAATCGTTCCAGCCTATTCGGACGTAAAGCTCAGCGATATCGATGTTTCTACAAGGCTCACTAGAAAACTTTTACTAAAAATACCCATCGTTTCGAGTCCAATGGACACTGTGACAGGCATCGAGATGGCGCGAAAACTTGGACAGTTGGGGGGACTGGGCGTTTTTCCCAGAAATCTCCCTGAAGAAAACTTGTTACAGTATGTTAAGACTCTTGCCGATGAAGGAATAAATATAGGTGTAGCTGTTGGGCCCTTCGACGACGAGAGAGTATCAAAGGTTCTAGATAAAGGCGCGAGTTTGATAGTCATAGATACTGCCCATGGGCACAGCAAAAACGTTGTCGAGGCAACAAAAAGGTATTCAAGCATCGGAGCAGAGGTCATGGCTGGAAACATAGTTACAGGAGTAGCTGCCCTAGACTTGATACATGCAGGCGCCTCGTCCCTTAGGGTTGGGGTCGGACCGGGACATGCATGTGTAACCAGAGAAGTTGCAGGAGTGGGATATCCACAGCTCTCTGCCATTGCACAGGTGGCAGATGTGGCAAGAGAATATGGAGTCACGGTGGTTGCAGACGGCGGAATCGAGAAGCCTGCAGACATAGTAAAGGCACTAGCCGCAGGTGCAGATGCAGTAATGCTCGGATACTTACTTGCAGGAACAGACGAGGCACCGGGAGAAATTGTAAAGAGGGATGACAAATGCTTCAAGGTTTACCGAGGCATGGGAAGCAGGGGGGCACTCCAAAGTGGATCGCAACGTTATGGAGAATTCAAGAAGGCTCCGGAAGGTGTAGAGGGACTAGTACCATGTAGGGGACCAGTAGAAGGTGTAGTCGAATTCCTAGTTAATGGATTAAAGCAGGGGATGGGCTACGTTGGAGCCGTAAACCTAGAAGAATTGAAGAAAAAGTCCAGGTTTGTTAGATTGACTAATGCAGGCTTGCACGAGAGCCAGGCTAGAGGCCTCTTCGAGGTGAAATACTAATGGGGACAGTAGAGATAGGACAGTTAGTCTTACATGGCAAGCTAATTGAGAACGCTAGATTAGAGGTATCAACGTCCGAAGATATGTATTTCGAGTCTGCTGTTTCTCCTGGCTTCAGCGACGCCCACGCACATCCACAAGTTGTGGATGTGGGGGAAGGTGGACACTGGAGAGACTCATATGAATGGCTTGAGAATAGAAAGCTGAGGGTAAACGAGGCAGCCATAAGAAAAGACAAGGAGCTCTCAGCGTTACTTGCAGAGGCAACAATCCTCTCCTCCATAATTGATGGTGTAACAATGCTTTCACTGACCGGGAGCCTCGAGGGTAATATCGAAGCTGTTAAAAAACTTAAAGCAACTCCCAGGGTCGTACTTTTGCCAACCGTAATGAATCTTGATGGTTGGAGCCTCCCAGAAAACATATTTGTCAAGTATGTGGAAAATAGTTTCCTGTGGGATGGATATTTCTCTCTAGGATTTTTTGTTCACTCTATCAAAAAGGCAGATATTTCGATGCTCAGGGCCTCTTATAATATCTCCCGAAAACTTCACCTACCCTTCGCGTTGCATCTCTCTGAAGGTATTGACGAAGTAGATGCACTTGTCGAGGCTCTTGGAAAAGAACTAGACAGGGTAATAGCTGTCCACTGTATAGCTTCTCCTGAGAAATGTCGTAAAGCGGGGTTAAAAGTTGTACATTGTCCAACTTCAAACATATATCTTTACAACAGGACTCTTGGAAGCATAGAACATTTTGACTCGCTTGGTAGTGACTGGCCTCTAGTAACGGGTAACCTTTTTAGGACTTTTCAGGATGCAGTCAAGTTGCACGGCGCTACTATGGATCTCCTTGCAAAGGCAACTCTTGGAGGATACGAAATATACAACATCAAGCCAGAAGGCGACCTAGTGACCTTCGATGATCCTATTGAGAAAGTGCTAAGGGGCGAATCTAGACCTGTATACGTTTTCGTAAAGAGCAAGCCTATAGTAAAAGACGAGATAATTGATCCGTATGGTTTATCCAGGACAGACGTAGAGAGAATTGTTAGGGAAAGGGTCAATTATGCATTCGAAAAATACGGATTATAGCGTAGTTGTCCTAGACTTTGGAGGGCAATATGCACACTTAATAGCCAGGAGAATCCGTGAACTAAACTATCACTCATTGCTTTTGCCGTACGATGCCAGCCTAGAAGAGATACAGCGTTTAAATCCCGTCGCCGTCATATTGTCAGGTGGACCCGCAAGCATATACGAGGCCAACGCGCCAAAGCCAAGCAAAGAGGTTTCGCATTGGCTCCTAAGTGGAGAGGTACCAGTTCTAGGGATATGTTACGGCCACCAGCTGTTGGCAGACATGCTTGGTGGAGAGGTTCAAAGGCGAGATGAAGCGGAATATGGCTTAAGCAAAATGAATGTGTTGCAGGACGACGAACTCTTCCGCGGGACCCCAAAAGAGCAAACCGTTTGGATGTCCCATAGGGACGCCGTTGTAAGGTTACCGCCCGACACTATTAGACTAGCTGAAACAAACTATTCCTACGTAGCGGCATTTAGACACATAGCTAAGCCTATATACGGTGTCCAGTTTCATCCAGAGGTCAAGCACACCGAGCATGGAATGACGATTCTGAGAAACTTCTTAGCAAGAATAACGGGGGCACAGCCAAACTGGTTTGTAGAAGACGTCGTCGAAGAAAAAATAAAGGAGCTAAAGAAAAAAACTCGTGGAAACGTACTAGTCGCTGTTAGTGGTGGAGTAGACTCAATAACTACGGCAACAATAATGTTAAGAGTTTTTGGTTCAAACAGTGTTCACATAGTTTTCGTAGATACGGGTTTACTCCGTGAAGGTGAGCCTGAAAGGGTACTTAAAACCCTAAAATCTCTTGGCTTTGAGCACATCCACTTTGTTGACGCCAAAAAATTGTTTCTCTCAAGGCTAAAAGGTGTAACGGACCCAGAAGAGAAAAGAAAAATTATTGCGGAAACATTTCGTGAAATCTTTGTTTCAACAGTCATGGAAGTCGAGAAAAAATATGGCCAGATAAATTATCTGGCCCAAGGAACAATTTATCCAGACAGAGTAGAAAGTGGAAAAACAAGCCGAGCAACAGCGAAAATAAAGAGCCACCACAATGTAGTAATGGGCCAGCTCCCAGGCATAGAGATCCTAGAGCCCCTAGCAGACTTCTATAAAGATGAGGTCAGAAAAATTGCTCTTAAACTAGGAATACCGGAAGAGATAGTGTACCAGCACCCGTTTCCTGGGCCTGGTTTAGCAGTAAGAATAATTGGCGAGGTGACCGAGGATAAACTTTCCATTTTAAGGAAAGCGACAAAAATCGTTGAAGAAGAGTTCCTGAAAAGTGGATGGTACCGTAAAGTGTGGCAGGCATTCCCTGTTCTACTTTCGTTGAAGACTGTAGGTGTCAAGGGCGACGTCAGAAGCTATGAATACGTGGTGGCTTTAAGAGTCGTTGAAAGCGAAGACGCTATGACTGCAAACTTTGTTAAGCTACCATGGGAACTTCTCGACAGAATATCGCACAGGATTACAAATGAGGTTGAAGGAGTGAATAGAGTTCTCTACGACATTACTAATAAGCCGCCAGCTACAATCGAATTCGAATAGGGGACAGCTTTTTCATCCCAAATGAATCAGTTTTCTCCTTATTGTCTTGTCAAGAATGTTGACTCATGTAGTTGTTAAATTAGTTAAACTAAAAAATTTTAAATTTTCCCTAATTCGAACAGCCCGTGAAGATACAAAGGTCTCTAGAAATAACACTGATTGCAATATGCGCAGCGCTCTATGCGGCCCTCGGCATAGCTACCTACCTAGGTCTATTTACCCCTATCCTTAGCACTGTTCGCTTTTGGCCTTCCGTATTTGTGCCAGCAATATTCTCGATCGCTTTCTCGCCTATGATAGGTGGGGTTGGCGCAGCCATAGGAATTTTTATCAGTGACATGGTTGTTCACGGGAATCCTCTGTTGAGTCTAACCGTAGGCGTCCCAGCAAATTTCTTGGGCTTCTATACAATAGGCTACCTTTATAGGAAGCTGAGAGACGAAAAAAAGATTATAATGCTTATTTTCTCAGAACTCCTCCTAACTACTCTAATCCTTGTTGCATTGCTCTACTTCAATCTCCTAGATTACTCTTTCCTATTCGCGGCAATTATAGCCATAATTGCAACGGCCCTGCCAGCGATTCTACTGAAGGGCGAAGATAGGAGAATAGTGGTTTCAGGATCTACTGGACTCATGCTTGGGTCAGCCTACATAGGTATAGGTGTCTGGGTTTTCAGCCAGTTCTTTACATTACCCAGTGGACAAGCATATCTGCCAGGCTGGGCTGCCCTCGTCTGGTTCTTGTGGACATATCTGACAGAGATACCCTTTATCGCGATTCTAACACCCCCAGTCGTAAAGGTTCTAAAAAGCTCAGGCATAACTTTTGGCGAGGAAAAATGAGATGTGCCTCTGCTTGGAGCCCGGCTGGCCTTAGCGGAATATTTGAGACACACATAGTCGAGGATCCATTGTTAACGGGGGCCAGAGGTGCAGGATTAGCGCTGAAAAAGGGTGTCACAGTTACAGCTTGTGAAAGCGAGCAACAAGGAGTCAAAATCAGTATTAGTGACGGCGGCAAGATAATCCCAACAGTCAGTACCGTCGCGAAGAAGCTGTTGTCTATGTTCCCTGGACAGCTTGGAGTCGAAATCTATGTTGATGTATCTGTTCCAATTGGTGGCGGACTAGGCACAAGTGGTGCAAGTGCTCTAGCCACGGCTCTCGCTCTGGGACGGCTACTAGGATTAAGGCTAAGCTACCTAGATCTAGCAAAAATTGCACATGTTGCAGAGGTGGAATGCAAGACAGGACTAGGAACGGTTTCGGGGCTTGTTGCAGGTGGCGTTGTTATTGTTGTTAGACCAGGAGCGCCTGGAAACGATCTAGTAGATAGGCTCCTCTTTGACAAGGACATGAAAGCGATTATAGGCTTTTTTGGAAGCCGAAGCAAGCCGGAGATCTTGTCTTCAGCTAGCTTACCTTTAATAGACGCCGTTGGAAAGAGGTTGATAGACGAGCTTATTCGTGAAAGATCGTTAGAAAAACTACTTGAGGTTTCCAAGAGATTTTCTCTGGAAACAGGGCTAGCGACTGAGAACGTTAAGAGAGCCTTCAATGCCCTAGAAGAGGCAGGAATACCATACGCAGGGCAGACACAGATAGGGGACGCTGTATTCACCGTAGTGCACGACGAGCAAGTAGATAAGGCAGTAGAGGTCTTAAATAACCTCAAAGCAAAAACTATTGTTTCGGAGATAAGCTGGGAACCCGCAAGACTCGTCTAGGCAGTAAACATTTTTAGTCCTCTAGTGCATATCTACCACATGACTAGACTTGTAAGAGCTCACATTATTGTATCTGGCCTTGTCCAGGGAGTTTTCTATAGGGCAACCATGCAGGAGGTTGCAAGGAGTCTGGGAGTAACTGGCTGGGTACGTAACCTACCAGATGGGAGAGTAGAAGCCGTTGCCGAGGGAGACGAGGAAGCCGTAAAAAAACTTATAGAATGGGCTTGGCGTGGACCCCCAATGGCAAGAGTAGAAAATGTTGAGGTAAAGTGGGAGGATTATAGGGGAGAGTTTAGGGACTTTTATATTCGTTGGTGATAAGTTTTGAGGAAGCTTCACAGTGTAGGCAGGGTTATAGAAGAATCATTAAAGTTCCTTAGGTTACCCAGCGTTATCAAGGTGCCCGTAACAGACTCTCTTGGGCTATACTCAGCCGAGGATGTCTATTCATCCTTTAAGCTTCCCCCAAGACCTAAAACCGTTGTCGACGGTTACGCGGTTAGGTCTCGCGATGTAGAGGCCGCCGGACCTAGCACTCCAGTAGTGCTCAGGAAAATCGAGGGCGTTATAAGGCCAAGTTCTAAGGAGGAAATGGTTCTGCCTGAAGGCTACGCCGCCAAGATAGAAACTGGAGCTCTTCTACCAGAGGGCGCAGACGCCGTGGTGCCTATTGAAGATGTAGTAGAAAAAGAGGATCGAGTATATATCTACAAACGTTTGGCCCAATGGGAAAATGTCTCCTTGCCTGGCGAAGAATACGATACTGATATAAGGATAGTGGGACAGGGCGAAAGAATACAGCCACACAGCGTTGCAGGCCTCATGTTGGAAGGAAAAGAAACCGTAAATGTTTATGATTTCAGCGCCAGTATACTTAACATAGGCGACGAGATAATCTCCCAAACATTCTTCAGACCATACACGCACATATTTGTAGCCTCATGGCTAAAAACCCTGGGCGTGAACGTTAGTTCAATAGACTTCTCGCCGGACTCTGTGGAACATATAGTTAGCTGGTTAAAGAAAAGGAAGGAGTGGCTAACCGTACTTATAGGTGGGACATCGATGGGTGGACACGACTTGACAGTGCAAGCTATAAACAAGCTAGAGCCGGAATACATTGTTCACGGCTTGGCCCTTCAGCCGGGGAAAACTGCGTGCGTGGCTGTGAAGGACGGCAGGCTCATATTGGCTATTAGTGGGCTTCCTGTTGCTGCGTTATCAACTCTTGAGGTTTTCTTTAGGCCTCTTGCTAGGAAGCTAGGGATGCAGGTTCCGCTATTACCCACGATAAGGGCTAAACTTACAAGGCGCATCTCGGTGAAAATGGGTGTTATAGGCTTTGCCAGGGTGCGTGTTTACCGGGAAAACGAAGAGTACTATGCTGAACCAGTAATGCTAGGGGGGTCTGGTGCTTTGGCAAGTCTCCTCAGGGGCAACGGCTACGTCATAGTGCCTGAAGGGGTTGAGGGGTACGATGAAGGCGAAACTGTAGAGGTTAATTTGTACCGAGAGGTGGAAAATATTGGAGAGAAAAATATTTAGAAAAATGGTAAGCGTCGACGAAGTAATCCCACTTATAGAGTCTTACAGGCCGCTTAATCCACTAGGAGAAGTAGAAGTCTCCTTGAAGGAGGCAATAGGGCGGGTCTTAAGCAGAAACATTTTTTCACCCTCCAATTATCCTCCATACACTAGGGCAACAGTAGACGGCTACGCTGTAATAAGTGAAGACCTAGCGGGAGTATACGAGGATAGGCCAAAAACCTTGAAGCTTGTCGGGAAAGTGGCTACCGGAGAGACCAAGTTGCTTAGACTAGAAAGAGGACAATGTGTAGAAGTCTCTACTGGCGCAGTTGTTCCCTATCCTGCAGATGCCGTCGTGTTAATTGAGCATACGCACGCGAGGAATGGCGAAGTAGAGTTTTACCGCTCGGTAGCCAGAGGTGAAAACATTGACATTGCTGGTTCCGATATTGCTGAAGGAGAAGTTGTCGCGTGGAAAGGGACTATAGTCACCCCACTTCTAGTTTCAGTATTAGCAGCTGTAGGGATAGACAAGGTATGGGTATATAGGCCGGTTCGCCTAGGAATAATTCCCACAGGCAACGAACTGAAAACTCCAGGAGAAAAGCTCGAATACGGACAAATCTATGACTCCAACTCAACAATGATCTATGCCTATGCAAAGTCCATAGGAGCAGAGCCCAAGATATATCCCCGCGTACACGATGTAGTTGAAGAAATAGAAGAAGCTCTACACAAGGCATTAAATGAAAACGATATAGTAGCAACGATTGGCGGAACCTCTGCCGGCCTAGAGGATAAAACCTACAGGGTTCTAAGCAGGCTCGAACCAGGAATCATACTCCATGGTGTAAGAGAAAAGCCCGGCAGACCCCTCGCTGTAGCCGTCCACGGAGACAAGATAGTCTTCGCGTTGCCCGGCTTCCCACTTTCATGTCTGCTAACAGTCAACCTCTACCTTCTTCCCGTAATACTAAAGCTTCAAGGCACGCCTAAAAGTGAGGTCCCAACAATAAAGGCACGCATAGAGACACCTATCCGTGGAGAACCAGGTATAAGGGTATTTGTGCCCGCAATCCTGAAGCACAACGGAGAAATGAAGGCTTACCCCCTAACGGGTCACAGCGGACGTGTGTCGGCAATGTCACTATTAGACGGCTATATAATTGTTCCAGAGGACACAGAACACCTTCCAGAAGGGACAGAAGTCGACGTGCTATTAAACCCATTCCAGAAAAACTATGAACTAAACATTATTGGTTCCCATGACCCACTGTTACAATCCATAGTTGCAAATCTGCCAGGCTACGACAAAGTACGCATGGTCAACGTCGGCTCGCTCTCAGGGCTCCAAGCACTAAAAAGCGGAGTAGCAGACATGGCTGGAACACACCTACTTGACCCAGCTACGGGAGAATACAATTTACCAATTATAAGACAGCTCGACATTAAACAAGCACTAGTTCTCATAGGCTATAAGCGAGAACAGGGCTTCATATATAGGAAAAACACAGAACTAGTTTCTTCATTTAAAGATATAGTCGATAAACATCTACGCTTCGTCAACAGGAATCCCGGAAGCGGTACACGTGTACTCATTGATCACATGTTAGAAGAGGAATCACGTCAACTAGGAATATCGCCTGAAGAGATGAAGAAAAGGCTTACTGGCTATACCTTTGAGGTTAAAACCCACGAGGCAGTAGCTTACCTCATTAGCAGGGGAATAGTTGACGTAGGAATAGGTGTAAAATATATTGCTGAGAGATATGGTCTAGAGTTTAAACCTATCACAAGCGAGAGATATGACATCGTGATAAGAAGAGAAGCCTATACAAATAAATTAGTGAGCCAAATAATAGAAAAAATCAGGAACCTAGACAAAGCGACGCTACCCGCAGGATATTCTTTGGACACGAAAACTGGAACAATAATAGAGTTGTAAAGGAACAAGGACCAATCAAACACGAAGGCACTAATTAAATCATATATAGAATTATAGTTTTTACGATTTCATTACATAGTTATAAGCAAAAAGTACATAAGATAGCCAATTCTATGTAACCATGTATGAGTCAAAGACAAAACTATAAAAAAATAATAGTAATCGCCATAGCGATAGTAGTAGTACTGGCTGGACTATTCATCTTCTCTGCAAACAAGCCTGCTCAACAACAAGCCTCTCAACAGCAACCATCCCAGCAATCATCACAACAAGCTTCTCAGCCAGTGCTCCTAAAGGGAAGTGGTGCAACTTTTCCCGAGGCCCAGCTCAGAAAATGGATACAAGTCTTTACTTCTACAAATACAGATATAAAGATTGAATACAGCGCTGTAGGTAGTGGCCAAGGAGTAAGCGACTTCATTAATGGTCTTACGACCTTTGGTTGCTCGGATGTTCCACTGACAATTGAACAGCTGAACCAGGCTAAAAACAAATATGGGATTGTTTATCAAGTTCCCTACCTTCTCGGAGGAATAGCGGTAGTGTACAATGTACCGGAGCTAAAAGACAAACAACCACTCAAGCTTACACCAGAAGTTCTCGTAGACATCCTCCTCGGAAAAATAAATTATTGGGATGACCCAAAGATAAAGGAACTAAACCCTGAAGTCGCGAATCTCTTACCGCACAAAGAGATATACTTTATTCATAGAAGTGACGGCAGTGGAACAACAGCTGTCTTCACGTCTTACCTGAGCTTTGTCTCGAGCGAATGGAAAACAAAAGTTGGAACTGGGAAAACGGTTCAATGGCCTCTTGACTCGATGGGAAGAGGACAAGGTGCACAAGGAAATACAGGTGTTGCAAGCATGGTTCAGCAAACACCGTACTCCATGGGATATGTCGAACTGGCATATATGAAGGGAATGGGTGTGGTAGCTTTAAGAAACAATGCAGGTAAATTCGTACAACCTTCTCCTGAAAGGGTCAGTTTAGCCGTTAAAAGCTTGGATGTCGATTTTACTAGTGATATATACAGTTTAGACCTTCTATCGAAGATCTTTGGAACAACAGATCCAGATGCCTATCCAATCTCTTCCCCAACTTACATGTTTCTCAAGTCTCCTGACAACTACGACCTAAACACGAGAAAGGCACTTGCAAGATGGTTACAGTTTATAGCTACAGACGGTCAGAAGCCAGAAAATATTGCAGAAGGTTATGCGCCAATACCACAAAGTATTTCACAGAAAATACTTCAGCTATCTCAACTTTTTGGTAAATAAATAAAATATTTTCTTTCTATATATTTTTGTTTTTCATGTTTATCATAAACATAAACTATATATACTTGGCTACGAAATACTTAGTGAGTGTAAGTTATGAATAGAGACATGTTAAGGATCATGCTATCTATACCAGGAGTTCTACTATTGAGCATAGATATTCTTTTGATTCTTGTTCTCTTCAAGGAATCTATCCCAGTCCTCACTTACGAGGGACTTCGCATATTCACGGAATTTCAATGGAATGCAGCAGAAGATCCAGCAAAAGAAGTTTATGGAATAATTCCTCCCCTAGTTGGGTCTCTGTATGTGGCTATTCTTGCGATCATGTTTGCAGCATTTTTCTCGATTTCTCTAACTATTTTTATCCAGGAAATTTTTCCGTACAGGGCGCGTTTTGCAATTGAAGAACTAATTAATGTCGCGTCTACTTTTCCAACAGTTCTTTACGGCTTGTGGGGTCTTACACTTATTGTGCCACTGGTGAGACAGCTAGCTGTAAAGCTTGGATATGTCAATGTCACAGGAGCGAGCATTGTAACGGCTGGACTAGTGTTGTCTATCATGATTGCTCCATACTCCACGGCGATAATTAAATCCGTATATGCATCTGTACCTTTATCATACATAGAGGCAATAGCTAGTTTAGGTGCTACAAAGATCGAGCGGGCCATCATCGTTTTAAAG from Thermofilum adornatum carries:
- a CDS encoding pantoate kinase gives rise to the protein MRCASAWSPAGLSGIFETHIVEDPLLTGARGAGLALKKGVTVTACESEQQGVKISISDGGKIIPTVSTVAKKLLSMFPGQLGVEIYVDVSVPIGGGLGTSGASALATALALGRLLGLRLSYLDLAKIAHVAEVECKTGLGTVSGLVAGGVVIVVRPGAPGNDLVDRLLFDKDMKAIIGFFGSRSKPEILSSASLPLIDAVGKRLIDELIRERSLEKLLEVSKRFSLETGLATENVKRAFNALEEAGIPYAGQTQIGDAVFTVVHDEQVDKAVEVLNNLKAKTIVSEISWEPARLV
- a CDS encoding acylphosphatase, encoding MTRLVRAHIIVSGLVQGVFYRATMQEVARSLGVTGWVRNLPDGRVEAVAEGDEEAVKKLIEWAWRGPPMARVENVEVKWEDYRGEFRDFYIRW
- a CDS encoding molybdopterin molybdotransferase MoeA, with product MRKLHSVGRVIEESLKFLRLPSVIKVPVTDSLGLYSAEDVYSSFKLPPRPKTVVDGYAVRSRDVEAAGPSTPVVLRKIEGVIRPSSKEEMVLPEGYAAKIETGALLPEGADAVVPIEDVVEKEDRVYIYKRLAQWENVSLPGEEYDTDIRIVGQGERIQPHSVAGLMLEGKETVNVYDFSASILNIGDEIISQTFFRPYTHIFVASWLKTLGVNVSSIDFSPDSVEHIVSWLKKRKEWLTVLIGGTSMGGHDLTVQAINKLEPEYIVHGLALQPGKTACVAVKDGRLILAISGLPVAALSTLEVFFRPLARKLGMQVPLLPTIRAKLTRRISVKMGVIGFARVRVYRENEEYYAEPVMLGGSGALASLLRGNGYVIVPEGVEGYDEGETVEVNLYREVENIGEKNI
- a CDS encoding molybdopterin biosynthesis protein, whose amino-acid sequence is MERKIFRKMVSVDEVIPLIESYRPLNPLGEVEVSLKEAIGRVLSRNIFSPSNYPPYTRATVDGYAVISEDLAGVYEDRPKTLKLVGKVATGETKLLRLERGQCVEVSTGAVVPYPADAVVLIEHTHARNGEVEFYRSVARGENIDIAGSDIAEGEVVAWKGTIVTPLLVSVLAAVGIDKVWVYRPVRLGIIPTGNELKTPGEKLEYGQIYDSNSTMIYAYAKSIGAEPKIYPRVHDVVEEIEEALHKALNENDIVATIGGTSAGLEDKTYRVLSRLEPGIILHGVREKPGRPLAVAVHGDKIVFALPGFPLSCLLTVNLYLLPVILKLQGTPKSEVPTIKARIETPIRGEPGIRVFVPAILKHNGEMKAYPLTGHSGRVSAMSLLDGYIIVPEDTEHLPEGTEVDVLLNPFQKNYELNIIGSHDPLLQSIVANLPGYDKVRMVNVGSLSGLQALKSGVADMAGTHLLDPATGEYNLPIIRQLDIKQALVLIGYKREQGFIYRKNTELVSSFKDIVDKHLRFVNRNPGSGTRVLIDHMLEEESRQLGISPEEMKKRLTGYTFEVKTHEAVAYLISRGIVDVGIGVKYIAERYGLEFKPITSERYDIVIRREAYTNKLVSQIIEKIRNLDKATLPAGYSLDTKTGTIIEL
- the pstS gene encoding phosphate ABC transporter substrate-binding protein PstS encodes the protein MSQRQNYKKIIVIAIAIVVVLAGLFIFSANKPAQQQASQQQPSQQSSQQASQPVLLKGSGATFPEAQLRKWIQVFTSTNTDIKIEYSAVGSGQGVSDFINGLTTFGCSDVPLTIEQLNQAKNKYGIVYQVPYLLGGIAVVYNVPELKDKQPLKLTPEVLVDILLGKINYWDDPKIKELNPEVANLLPHKEIYFIHRSDGSGTTAVFTSYLSFVSSEWKTKVGTGKTVQWPLDSMGRGQGAQGNTGVASMVQQTPYSMGYVELAYMKGMGVVALRNNAGKFVQPSPERVSLAVKSLDVDFTSDIYSLDLLSKIFGTTDPDAYPISSPTYMFLKSPDNYDLNTRKALARWLQFIATDGQKPENIAEGYAPIPQSISQKILQLSQLFGK
- the pstC gene encoding phosphate ABC transporter permease subunit PstC; its protein translation is MNRDMLRIMLSIPGVLLLSIDILLILVLFKESIPVLTYEGLRIFTEFQWNAAEDPAKEVYGIIPPLVGSLYVAILAIMFAAFFSISLTIFIQEIFPYRARFAIEELINVASTFPTVLYGLWGLTLIVPLVRQLAVKLGYVNVTGASIVTAGLVLSIMIAPYSTAIIKSVYASVPLSYIEAIASLGATKIERAIIVLKMIFPAIVSSLLLGFGRAVGETTAVTLVIGNAYRLPLDPFLPASTVTSLIANNFGMATYYKYEYSALMFAALVLLITSAFFSYIGLRLANRSVRIVRGEQ